The Nitrososphaerales archaeon DNA window GGCCATGGAGATGATACTCACCGGCAGGAGGATAGGCGCGGAAGAGGCGAGGACCCTCGGGCTCGTGAGCAAGGTGGTCCCCAAGGAGGCATACCTGACGGAAGCCAAGAAGGTGGCGAATGAAATTGCCTCAAAGTCACCCGTGGCCGTGAAGCTTGCCAAGATGGCAGTCAACAAGGCTTTCGAGATGGGGCTCAGCAACGGGATAGACTTCGAGAGGGAGTTGTTCTACCTCCTCTTCGCATCCGAGGACAAGAAAGAGGGTATGAAGGCATTCACAGAGAAGAGGAAGCCAGAGTTCAAGGGGAAGTAGATGGAGTACAAGACTGTCAAGACAGAGCTGAAGAACGGGGTTCAGTGGATAAGGCTGAACAGGCCCGACAAGCTGAACGCGTTCGACGAGCAGATGGGCAGCGACCTGCAGGAAGCGCTGAAGGAAGGGGAGAGGGATCCGAAGGTGAGGTGCATCGTCATCACCGGGGAGGGACGAGCATTCTCGGTCGGCGAGGACCTCAACACGAACCGGGGCGTCTACGACAGCGGCAAGCCGATGCTGTTCGGCGAAGTGCTGCGTCGGAAGTACAACCCGATAGTCTCCAGAATCAGAAAGATGGACAAGCCAGTGCTGGCGGCGATCAATGGCGTGACCGCGGGCGCTGGTCTCGGGCTGGCCCTTGCGTGCGATTTGCGCGCAGTCTCCGACACCGCGAAGTTTCACGAGGCATTCATCAAGGTGGGTCTGGTTCCCGACGCGGG harbors:
- a CDS encoding enoyl-CoA hydratase-related protein — encoded protein: MEYKTVKTELKNGVQWIRLNRPDKLNAFDEQMGSDLQEALKEGERDPKVRCIVITGEGRAFSVGEDLNTNRGVYDSGKPMLFGEVLRRKYNPIVSRIRKMDKPVLAAINGVTAGAGLGLALACDLRAVSDTAKFHEAFIKVGLVPDAGTSFWLPRILGLGRAMEVTMLGEPIDARTALNMGLANWVFPDQEFMGEVTRIAERLAAGPTRALALTKRALNRAIVVDMDSALEYEAYLQEIAGRSKDHVEGVKAFFEKREPNFSGQ